A stretch of DNA from Calditrichota bacterium:
GAATCCGGGGACGAGCCGTTTGTAGGAATTTGTGCTGGGATTAGTGAACGCCAACAACGCCGGCCCGTGTTTGAGCACACCGCCGATGAAATAGAGCGCTGTTTGACTCAAGCCAGCGTAACCATTTTTATCGTAAAATAACGGCTTCCCCTTTTTGAATAGTTTCATGTGGATATGCATGCCGCTGCCCGCTTCGTTGTACAGCGGTTTGGGCATGAAAGTCACGGTTTTATTGTTGCGATTGGCAACCATGCGAATGATGTATTTTATCAATTTCGTCACATCCGCAGCTTTGAGCAACGGATGATGGAGAATTTCAATTTCCGACTGGCCAGGACCGCCGACTTCGTGATGATGATATTTCACCGGAATTCCGCTGTCCTCGATACTCTTCACCATTTTCGCGCGTAAGTTGTACAAATTGTCCAGCGGCGGAATGGCATGATACCCCCCCTGCCGGGGAATTTTGTGCCCTAAATTTTGCTCTTCACTGGCGCCGGTATTCCAATCTGCTTCCACGGAATCGATCTTGTAACATGACAAATTGATATCAAACTCATAGGTAATATGATCAAAAATGTAAAATTCAAATTCCGGGCTCCACAAACTTTGATCCGCGATGCCGGTGGACTTCAAATATTCTTCCGCTCGGTGGGCAATGTTTCGCGGATCGTTTTTAAATAAATCGAGCGTACCAGCTTCGTACGCCGAACAAATAAAACTGAGCGTTGGCATGTCCCAAAACGGATCGATCCACATTGTTGTGGGATCCGGAATCAAAACCATGTCTCCGGCCTCCAATTTTTTGAAACCGGGAACACTCGAACCGTCAAAAGCCACT
This window harbors:
- the glnA gene encoding type I glutamate--ammonia ligase gives rise to the protein MGKNLSHVFKTVEQEKIEMVDLKFIDLFGRWHHLTIPVSQFSERVFEKGVAFDGSSVPGFKKLEAGDMVLIPDPTTMWIDPFWDMPTLSFICSAYEAGTLDLFKNDPRNIAHRAEEYLKSTGIADQSLWSPEFEFYIFDHITYEFDINLSCYKIDSVEADWNTGASEEQNLGHKIPRQGGYHAIPPLDNLYNLRAKMVKSIEDSGIPVKYHHHEVGGPGQSEIEILHHPLLKAADVTKLIKYIIRMVANRNNKTVTFMPKPLYNEAGSGMHIHMKLFKKGKPLFYDKNGYAGLSQTALYFIGGVLKHGPALLAFTNPSTNSYKRLVPGFEAPVKTIFGLANRSAAIRIPKYADTPEEKRIEFRPPDATSNIYLALTAMLMAGIDGIRNKIDPEKEGFGPYDVNVFTLPKSKLDRIKSLPTSLFEAMEALRKDHDFLLEGDIFSRELIELWMEYKIKREYDEVRNRPHPYEMSLYYDL